The following DNA comes from Methanothermus fervidus DSM 2088.
CCATTAGATCTCAAGAATGCTGTTGCAAAATATCTTATAAAGATTTTAGAACCTATCAGAGAAAATTTAACTTCTAAAATGGGTGATTAAAAAATGAAAAAGTCACGTTTAAGGTTATTTAAAATTACTTCACTGACAATTTCAATTTTAGGACTAATATTAATAATTGGAACTGTCATGCTTTTTGCATATGTGGGTTTTAACCTTTTTATCAACAAAGTTGGTTCAGAATTTGAGAAAAAGAAATTATATGACCAAGTAGCAAAACTTGAAAATGAATATTATGGACTGAAAAATGAATATGAATCTTTAAAAGTAAATCTTGTTCAAGATGAAAATCTTAAAAAACGATGTATAGACGTTGAATTACAATTAGTAAGGGCAAAGTCTGCAATAGACGATGTTAAAAGTGCATTGGAATCAAACAAAGATATATCAGAAATTAAAGATAGGTTAGAAAATGCTAAATCACAAGTTCAAATTGCAAAAGAAAAAATAAATCAACTAAAGTCTTCACACTAACTTTTTTGAATTCAAGGTCCAACGAAATATTTTGCTACAACATAAATTTCTGCACTGGATTTTTCTGAAGATGGAGGCTTACTTGCTTTTACATACTTAAATTCATTTTTTAGTTCATCTAAAAGATTTTTAAATTCAGGACCCTGGAATACCTTAACTACAAGATTTCCTCCTCTTTTTAAAACATTTTTTGCAATATTTATCACAGACTTACACAACTCTATAGATCTTATATGGTCTAAATCTTTTATGCCTGAAAGTGATGGTGATGCATCAGAAATAATTACATCTACACCTCCTTCAGTAATTTCCTTTATCTTTTTTTGTATTTTAGGATCTGTAAAGTCACCCTGAATAAAACTGAAATTTTCGTATTTTAATGGTTTCATCTTCTTAATATCTACAGCTACAACTTTACCTTTGCTTCCAACTAATTTTATAGCTACTTGAGACCAACCTCCAGGAGCTGCTCCAAGATCTAAAACAACGTTACCTCTACGTATTAATTTAAATTTTTTATTTAGTTGAATAAGTTTATATGCAGCTCTTGAATAATATTTCTCTTTCTTTGCAAGTCTATAATAATAATCCTTTTTTCTTTGTCTCCACCATCTTTTACCCATTTTTTTACCTCTATTTCCCAGGTATGCATCTACTACTACCTACCTTTATAATTTCAGCTTCTATATCTTTTTCAGATATATTTAACAACATTACAGTTGGAACTGAAAAACGAGGCACTGTAGGACTTCCAGGATTCAACAATTTAATATTATCAACCTCTTCTATAAATGGATGATGAGTATGTCCTGACAACAATATATCTACACCCATTTCCAATGCTATATATTTCAATTGTTGTGTGTCTCCTCGTGGATAAACTTCTCCATGATTTAAACCTATCTTAAATCCTTTTAATTTAAATATCTTGCTCTTAGGTAGTTTTAATCCATAATATCTATCCATATTACCTTGTACACAATAAGTAGGTG
Coding sequences within:
- a CDS encoding conserved hypothetical protein (KEGG: mth:MTH1772 hypothetical protein~SPTR: O27800 Putative uncharacterized protein); the protein is MKKSRLRLFKITSLTISILGLILIIGTVMLFAYVGFNLFINKVGSEFEKKKLYDQVAKLENEYYGLKNEYESLKVNLVQDENLKKRCIDVELQLVRAKSAIDDVKSALESNKDISEIKDRLENAKSQVQIAKEKINQLKSSH
- a CDS encoding 23S rRNA Um-2552 2'-O-methyltransferase (COGs: COG0293 23S rRNA methylase~InterPro IPR016448: IPR002877~KEGG: mth:MTH1773 cell division protein J~PFAM: ribosomal RNA methyltransferase RrmJ/FtsJ~SPTR: O27801 Ribosomal RNA large subunit methyltransferase E~PFAM: FtsJ-like methyltransferase~TIGRFAM: cell division protein FtsJ), whose translation is MGKRWWRQRKKDYYYRLAKKEKYYSRAAYKLIQLNKKFKLIRRGNVVLDLGAAPGGWSQVAIKLVGSKGKVVAVDIKKMKPLKYENFSFIQGDFTDPKIQKKIKEITEGGVDVIISDASPSLSGIKDLDHIRSIELCKSVINIAKNVLKRGGNLVVKVFQGPEFKNLLDELKNEFKYVKASKPPSSEKSSAEIYVVAKYFVGP
- a CDS encoding phosphodiesterase, MJ0936 family (COGs: COG0622 phosphoesterase~InterPro IPR000979: IPR004843~KEGG: mth:MTH1774 hypothetical protein~PFAM: metallophosphoesterase~SPTR: O27802 Putative metallophosphoesterase MTH_1774~TIGRFAM: phosphodiesterase, MJ0936 family~PFAM: Calcineurin-like phosphoesterase~TIGRFAM: phosphoesterase, MJ0936 family), with the translated sequence MLIGVISDTHIPDRAKSLPKKVFKVFSDVDMILHCGDLTEVRVKEELESLAPTYCVQGNMDRYYGLKLPKSKIFKLKGFKIGLNHGEVYPRGDTQQLKYIALEMGVDILLSGHTHHPFIEEVDNIKLLNPGSPTVPRFSVPTVMLLNISEKDIEAEIIKVGSSRCIPGK